In Chitinophaga nivalis, a single genomic region encodes these proteins:
- a CDS encoding tetratricopeptide repeat protein → MAETKDKATTPQPATNFDLETSMHRAEDFFARNKNVITIALVAVVVVVGGFFAYNRFVKQPNENKAQEMVFHAQNYFAVDSFKLALNGDGNNYGFLQVVNKYGGTKAGNLAKYSAGVCYIRLGEYQKGIDMLKDFSSDDLLLQPTAYGLSGDAYMELNKVNEGIEAYKKAGHYNDNELTAPVYLFRAGLALEKAGKAQDAVVIYKEIKEKFPLSNEGREMDKYLARLGDVKN, encoded by the coding sequence ATGGCAGAAACAAAAGATAAAGCCACCACACCGCAACCTGCAACTAATTTTGATCTGGAAACGTCTATGCACAGAGCAGAAGACTTTTTCGCCAGGAATAAGAATGTTATCACTATTGCACTGGTGGCAGTAGTAGTTGTTGTAGGTGGTTTCTTCGCCTATAACCGTTTTGTAAAACAGCCGAATGAAAACAAAGCACAGGAAATGGTTTTCCATGCGCAGAACTACTTCGCGGTAGATTCATTCAAACTGGCACTGAACGGCGATGGTAATAACTATGGATTCTTACAGGTGGTAAACAAATACGGTGGTACCAAAGCTGGTAACCTGGCTAAATACAGCGCCGGTGTATGTTACATCCGTCTGGGAGAATACCAGAAAGGTATCGATATGCTGAAAGACTTCTCCTCTGATGACCTGCTGTTGCAACCAACCGCGTATGGTTTGTCCGGAGATGCCTACATGGAACTGAATAAAGTGAACGAAGGCATTGAAGCTTACAAAAAAGCCGGTCACTATAACGATAACGAACTGACTGCTCCCGTGTACCTGTTCCGTGCAGGACTGGCCCTGGAAAAAGCGGGTAAAGCACAGGATGCGGTAGTTATCTATAAAGAAATCAAAGAAAAATTCCCTCTCTCCAACGAAGGCCGTGAAATGGACAAGTACCTGGCGAGACTGGGAGATGTGAAAAATTAA
- the ribH gene encoding 6,7-dimethyl-8-ribityllumazine synthase, translating to MSEHNKSLLNDAGILNLEDASVVMVYTEWNDTIVNELVAGSEKALAQYKVTRSNKIIVPGAFELPFACKQYWEATKGTGKQPGAIIAFGCVIRGETPHFDYVCKAVTEGILQLNLELPVPVIFGILTVDNEQQALDRLGGAHGHKGEEAAITALKMIALQRSLAGR from the coding sequence ATGTCTGAGCACAATAAAAGCTTATTAAATGATGCTGGCATTCTCAACCTGGAGGATGCCAGTGTTGTTATGGTATATACAGAATGGAATGATACCATCGTCAACGAACTGGTAGCCGGCTCCGAAAAAGCCCTTGCACAATATAAAGTCACCAGGTCCAATAAAATAATTGTACCCGGTGCATTTGAATTACCATTTGCCTGTAAGCAATACTGGGAAGCCACCAAAGGCACCGGAAAACAGCCTGGCGCTATTATTGCTTTCGGTTGTGTGATCCGCGGAGAAACCCCGCATTTTGATTATGTATGTAAAGCCGTAACAGAAGGTATCCTGCAATTGAACCTGGAGCTGCCTGTTCCTGTTATATTTGGTATTCTTACAGTAGACAACGAACAACAAGCACTTGACCGGCTTGGCGGTGCACACGGTCATAAAGGAGAAGAAGCTGCTATTACAGCCCTTAAAATGATTGCACTGCAAAGAAGCCTGGCCGGTCGCTAA
- a CDS encoding (Fe-S)-binding protein produces MNVQLFIPCFVDQLFPETAFNMVKVLEKLGCNVMYNTEQTCCGQPAYNAGYQDECRSVATKFVKDFKTLDYIVAPSGSCTGFVRNYYSKLFDNSAAHNDVKQLKRNLYEFTEFLTDVLHVTDLGATLNGVGTYHDACGALRECGIKTGPRKLLEKVKGLEIKEMNDCEVCCGFGGTFSVKFEPISMGMGEQKVTNAVNSGADYLISTDLSCLMHLDGYIRKHGTQIKVMHIADVLASGW; encoded by the coding sequence ATGAATGTACAGTTATTTATACCGTGTTTTGTAGACCAGTTGTTTCCCGAAACAGCCTTCAACATGGTAAAAGTGTTGGAGAAGCTGGGATGTAATGTAATGTATAATACAGAACAAACCTGTTGCGGACAACCAGCCTACAATGCAGGTTATCAGGATGAATGTCGCAGTGTAGCCACGAAATTTGTAAAAGATTTTAAAACACTGGATTATATTGTTGCTCCCAGTGGGTCATGTACCGGGTTTGTGCGCAATTATTACAGCAAATTGTTTGATAACTCCGCTGCACATAATGATGTGAAACAACTCAAAAGAAACCTTTACGAGTTTACCGAATTTCTGACAGATGTGTTGCATGTAACAGATCTGGGCGCTACCCTCAATGGCGTAGGTACCTATCATGATGCCTGCGGCGCACTGCGCGAATGCGGTATCAAGACAGGCCCCCGGAAACTGCTGGAAAAAGTAAAGGGACTGGAAATAAAGGAAATGAATGACTGCGAAGTATGTTGTGGCTTCGGAGGTACCTTCTCCGTTAAGTTTGAACCTATCTCCATGGGAATGGGCGAGCAGAAAGTAACCAATGCTGTCAACAGCGGCGCAGACTATCTCATCTCTACAGATCTTTCTTGTCTGATGCACCTGGATGGTTATATCCGTAAACACGGCACGCAGATTAAAGTGATGCACATCGCAGATGTACTGGCCAGTGGCTGGTAA
- a CDS encoding EVE domain-containing protein has product MNYWLVKSEPFKYSWEQFVKDKVTFWDGVRNYQARNNLRGMKKGDQVLFYHSNEGMEIVGLATVAKEAYQDPTTPDPNWVVVDLKPLKPFKQPVTLAQMKAEKQLANLSLIRQGRLSVCNVTPEEFEVIMEMGKMK; this is encoded by the coding sequence ATGAATTACTGGCTGGTGAAATCCGAACCATTTAAATATTCCTGGGAACAGTTTGTAAAAGATAAAGTGACCTTCTGGGATGGGGTACGCAACTACCAGGCGCGCAATAATCTCCGGGGCATGAAGAAAGGCGACCAGGTGCTGTTTTACCACAGCAATGAAGGCATGGAAATCGTAGGCCTGGCCACCGTTGCCAAAGAAGCCTATCAGGACCCTACCACACCGGATCCTAACTGGGTAGTAGTGGATCTGAAACCTTTGAAGCCTTTCAAACAGCCGGTTACCCTGGCACAGATGAAAGCAGAAAAACAGTTGGCGAATCTCTCGCTGATCCGTCAGGGACGCTTGTCTGTGTGCAATGTAACACCCGAAGAATTTGAGGTGATTATGGAAATGGGAAAGATGAAATAA
- a CDS encoding SIR2 family NAD-dependent protein deacylase has protein sequence MKPILVVLTGAGISAESGLRTFRDSDGLWEGYDVYEVASPQGWQRNPGLVQDFYNSRRRDVKAAAPNAAHTGLAKLEEQYDVRIITQNIDDLHERGGSSHVIHLHGEIFKMRSVKNERVIYDIQEDINMGDLAADGGQLRPHIVWFGEAVPMIETALKEVRKADVFVVIGTSLQVYPAANLVQYVKPGASMFIIDRKIPDITAEGTLHCIEKPATEGVAELLSLLLK, from the coding sequence ATGAAACCAATATTAGTCGTGCTCACCGGCGCCGGTATCAGTGCAGAAAGTGGGTTGCGTACCTTCCGGGATTCCGATGGACTGTGGGAAGGATATGATGTATACGAAGTGGCCAGTCCGCAGGGATGGCAGAGAAACCCCGGCCTGGTGCAGGATTTTTACAACAGCCGCCGCAGGGATGTGAAAGCTGCAGCACCCAATGCCGCACACACCGGCCTGGCGAAGCTGGAAGAACAATATGATGTGCGCATCATTACCCAAAACATCGACGACCTGCATGAACGCGGGGGCTCCAGTCATGTGATACACTTGCACGGAGAGATTTTTAAAATGCGCAGTGTAAAAAACGAACGGGTTATCTACGACATACAGGAGGATATTAACATGGGGGATCTGGCTGCAGACGGCGGACAACTGCGGCCGCATATTGTGTGGTTCGGGGAGGCCGTGCCCATGATTGAAACGGCGTTGAAAGAAGTTAGAAAAGCAGATGTGTTTGTGGTGATTGGTACTTCCCTGCAGGTATATCCGGCAGCGAATCTGGTGCAGTATGTAAAGCCCGGCGCGTCGATGTTTATCATTGACCGGAAAATACCGGATATCACGGCGGAAGGTACATTACATTGTATTGAAAAACCGGCGACGGAAGGAGTAGCTGAATTGTTGTCGCTGCTGTTGAAATAA
- a CDS encoding saccharopine dehydrogenase C-terminal domain-containing protein yields the protein MKNILLFGAGKSATSLIDYLLANAPRQKWHITVADHDLILIKSKIGKSYYATPVALDIKDQAARQQLFTETDLVISLLPPHLHIIVAKDCLQFNKNLLTASYIDPEVRKLQADIEKAGLLFMYEMGLDPGIDHMSAMKLIHSIEKKGGQIFSFKSYCGGLIAPDSIDNPWQYKVSWNARNIVLAGSSGATYREKGKVKELQYEQLFDHSKTIQVPGLGKLAYYPNRDSLGYMAAYKLEDIATFMRATLRFPDFCEGWNALIKLGLTNDTHKIQTEQLTFHQWATQQLEAGTENTTEEQLALALGVSVKSKVIRQLKFLGLLSTDVINLGEQTNATILQFLVENKLKMEPADKDMIVMMHEIEFERRNMATRMHSYMITLGEDNIRTAMAKTVGLPLGIMAKLILQDKVTLTGLQIPVMPEIYNPVLKELEEYDIRFEESFE from the coding sequence ATGAAGAATATACTGTTGTTTGGCGCCGGAAAGTCGGCCACCAGTCTGATAGATTATCTGCTGGCAAACGCTCCAAGACAAAAGTGGCATATAACGGTGGCAGATCATGATCTGATACTCATTAAATCAAAGATCGGAAAATCGTATTATGCAACACCCGTTGCACTGGACATCAAAGATCAGGCTGCCCGGCAGCAACTATTCACCGAAACAGACCTGGTGATTTCCCTCCTCCCTCCCCATTTACATATTATTGTTGCGAAAGACTGTCTGCAATTCAACAAAAACCTGCTTACCGCCTCCTATATTGATCCGGAAGTGCGTAAACTGCAAGCTGACATTGAAAAAGCCGGCCTGCTCTTTATGTATGAAATGGGGCTCGATCCCGGTATCGACCATATGTCGGCCATGAAACTCATTCATTCCATCGAGAAAAAAGGCGGCCAGATCTTCTCTTTCAAATCCTACTGCGGCGGCCTGATAGCCCCCGACAGCATTGATAATCCCTGGCAGTATAAAGTATCGTGGAATGCCCGCAATATAGTACTGGCAGGTAGTTCGGGCGCTACCTACAGAGAAAAAGGGAAAGTAAAGGAACTGCAGTACGAACAATTATTCGATCATTCCAAAACCATACAGGTGCCTGGCCTGGGCAAACTGGCCTACTATCCCAACCGCGATTCGCTGGGCTATATGGCCGCCTATAAGCTGGAAGATATTGCCACCTTCATGCGGGCTACCCTCCGCTTCCCGGACTTTTGCGAAGGCTGGAATGCCCTGATAAAACTGGGCCTCACCAACGACACCCATAAAATACAAACAGAACAGCTGACCTTCCATCAGTGGGCTACCCAACAGCTGGAGGCCGGTACGGAAAACACCACCGAAGAACAGCTCGCCCTGGCCCTTGGTGTAAGCGTAAAGTCAAAAGTGATCCGGCAGCTGAAATTTCTGGGGTTATTAAGCACAGATGTTATAAATTTAGGAGAGCAAACCAATGCTACCATCCTGCAGTTCCTGGTTGAAAACAAACTGAAGATGGAACCGGCCGATAAAGACATGATTGTCATGATGCATGAAATTGAGTTTGAAAGACGCAACATGGCCACCCGGATGCATAGCTACATGATCACACTGGGAGAAGATAATATACGTACCGCCATGGCCAAAACGGTAGGTCTTCCACTGGGTATTATGGCCAAATTGATACTACAGGATAAAGTTACCCTTACGGGACTGCAAATACCAGTAATGCCGGAAATCTATAACCCGGTATTAAAAGAACTGGAAGAATACGATATCAGATTCGAAGAGAGCTTTGAGTAA
- the gyrA gene encoding DNA gyrase subunit A, translated as MTEHTENQQEGRIVQINIEEQMKTAYIDYSMSVIVGRALPDVRDGLKPVHRRVLFGMNELGNHSNKPYKKSARIVGEVMGKYHPHGDASIYDTIVRLAQPWSMRYPMVDGQGNFGSVDGDMPAAMRYTEIRLQKIAEAMLEDIEKETVDFSNNFDDTLEEPTVLPTRIPNLLVNGASGIAVGMATNIMPHNLSEVVDGCIAYIDNREITIEELIKHVKAPDFPTGGVIYGFEGVKQGFETGRGRVVVRGKINSETAKNGREKLVIYELPYQINKAVLHQKIAQLVNDKIIEGISDVRDESDREGMRLVIDLKREAISNVIINQLFKYSELQTSYGINNVALVKGRPRILNLKDMIAEFIDFRHEVIVRRTRFDLRKAEEKAHILAGYLIALDHLDKVIALIRAASTPEVAKEGLMSEFGLSEVQSKAILELRLQRLTGMERDKIRAEYDEIMQLIAYLKDVLNDEALRMRIIKDELEEVKKKFGDERKTEIQYLASEMRIEDIIAEEDVVITISHLGYIKRTSAYDYRQQKRGGRGAIGGRTRDEDYIEHLFVASTHHTMLFFTEKGRCYWLKVYEIPDGEKSGKGRAIQNMIQLPADDKIRAIIDIKDLSDKDFINNHYIVLCTKKGIIKKTMVEEFSRPRQNGVNAITINEGDQLLEAKLTTGDSQIMMAIQSGRAIRFPEVTVRDTGRGAIGVRGIEVDSEKDEVVGMVCVNKEDEARTILVVSEKGYGKRTNIEEYRITNRGGKGVKTINITEKTGNLIAVLDVTEKHDLMITCKSGITIRMAVADIREAGRATQGVRLIRLDDNDEIAAVARLDEQEEEVIHDEEGAEGAEGTAAITDATDENTPAADDETTPDANAADEDSEA; from the coding sequence ATGACAGAGCATACGGAAAATCAGCAGGAAGGTAGAATTGTCCAGATCAATATCGAGGAGCAAATGAAAACGGCCTACATAGATTACTCTATGTCCGTGATCGTAGGCCGTGCCTTGCCCGATGTGAGAGATGGTTTGAAACCTGTACACCGCCGCGTTTTATTCGGTATGAATGAACTGGGTAACCACAGTAACAAACCCTACAAGAAATCAGCGCGTATCGTGGGAGAGGTAATGGGTAAGTATCACCCGCACGGGGATGCTTCCATTTATGATACCATTGTACGTCTGGCGCAGCCCTGGAGCATGCGTTATCCCATGGTAGACGGTCAGGGTAACTTCGGTTCGGTAGATGGCGATATGCCGGCAGCGATGCGTTACACGGAGATCCGCCTGCAGAAGATCGCAGAAGCTATGCTGGAAGACATTGAAAAAGAAACGGTAGACTTTTCCAACAACTTCGATGATACCCTCGAAGAACCAACGGTATTGCCTACACGTATTCCCAATCTGCTGGTAAACGGTGCATCCGGTATCGCAGTAGGTATGGCTACCAACATCATGCCGCACAACCTCAGTGAAGTGGTGGATGGTTGTATTGCCTATATCGATAACAGGGAAATTACCATAGAAGAACTGATCAAACACGTAAAAGCCCCCGACTTTCCAACCGGAGGTGTTATCTATGGTTTTGAAGGCGTAAAACAAGGCTTTGAAACTGGTCGTGGCAGGGTAGTAGTACGTGGTAAAATCAACTCTGAAACCGCTAAAAACGGCCGTGAAAAACTGGTGATCTATGAACTGCCTTACCAGATCAACAAGGCGGTACTGCACCAGAAAATTGCACAGCTGGTAAATGATAAAATCATTGAAGGTATTTCCGATGTACGGGACGAAAGTGACCGTGAAGGTATGCGCCTGGTGATTGATCTGAAAAGAGAAGCTATCTCCAATGTGATCATCAACCAGTTATTTAAATATTCCGAGCTGCAGACTTCTTACGGTATCAATAACGTGGCGCTGGTAAAAGGCCGTCCGCGTATCCTGAACCTGAAAGATATGATCGCCGAGTTCATCGACTTCCGTCACGAAGTGATTGTAAGAAGAACCCGTTTTGATCTGCGTAAAGCGGAAGAAAAGGCCCACATCCTCGCTGGTTATCTGATAGCACTGGATCACCTGGATAAGGTTATTGCCCTGATCCGTGCCGCCAGCACACCAGAAGTAGCAAAAGAAGGACTGATGAGCGAATTCGGTCTCTCCGAAGTACAATCCAAAGCCATCCTGGAATTGCGTTTACAACGTTTAACCGGTATGGAACGCGATAAGATCCGCGCAGAATATGATGAAATCATGCAGCTCATTGCTTACCTGAAAGATGTGTTGAATGACGAAGCACTGCGTATGAGGATCATCAAAGACGAACTGGAAGAAGTGAAAAAGAAATTCGGAGACGAACGTAAAACCGAAATCCAGTATCTCGCCAGCGAAATGAGAATCGAAGATATCATCGCAGAAGAAGATGTGGTTATTACCATTTCTCACCTGGGTTATATCAAACGTACTTCTGCCTACGATTACCGTCAGCAGAAACGCGGTGGCCGCGGCGCTATTGGTGGCCGTACAAGGGATGAAGACTATATCGAACACCTGTTTGTTGCCTCTACGCACCATACTATGCTGTTCTTTACAGAAAAAGGCCGTTGTTACTGGCTGAAAGTATACGAAATTCCGGATGGAGAGAAGAGCGGTAAAGGCCGTGCTATCCAGAATATGATACAACTGCCGGCGGATGATAAAATCCGTGCAATTATCGATATCAAAGACCTGAGTGATAAAGATTTCATCAATAACCATTATATTGTACTTTGTACCAAGAAAGGTATCATCAAGAAAACGATGGTGGAAGAGTTCTCCCGCCCGCGTCAGAATGGTGTAAACGCTATTACGATCAATGAAGGCGATCAGCTGCTGGAAGCCAAACTGACAACCGGCGACAGCCAGATCATGATGGCTATCCAAAGTGGCCGCGCGATCCGCTTCCCGGAAGTAACCGTGCGTGATACCGGTCGTGGCGCCATTGGTGTAAGAGGTATTGAAGTAGATAGTGAGAAAGATGAAGTGGTTGGTATGGTTTGTGTAAACAAGGAAGACGAGGCCCGTACCATCCTGGTAGTTTCCGAAAAAGGTTACGGTAAACGTACCAATATCGAAGAATACCGTATCACCAACAGAGGTGGTAAAGGGGTGAAAACGATCAATATCACCGAGAAAACCGGTAACCTGATCGCCGTCCTGGATGTAACGGAAAAACACGATCTGATGATCACCTGTAAGTCAGGTATCACCATACGTATGGCGGTAGCAGATATCCGTGAGGCAGGACGTGCCACACAGGGTGTTCGGCTGATCCGTCTGGACGACAACGATGAAATTGCTGCTGTAGCCCGCCTGGATGAACAGGAAGAAGAAGTAATCCACGATGAAGAAGGTGCTGAAGGCGCAGAAGGAACCGCTGCTATCACAGATGCAACGGATGAAAATACCCCTGCTGCCGATGATGAAACCACACCTGATGCCAACGCCGCGGATGAAGACAGTGAAGCATAG
- a CDS encoding tetratricopeptide repeat protein: protein MKKLLVSLLFCTTGVSVMAQRAKVSSADENLKKQDLEKAKADIDAALQHDKTKNDGRTWLVDGKILEAMGTKQKSAALAMEAYAAFKKALELDPKMKEAVLEMPQPLFNVYATVANAGYGYLNEQKWDSSLVNFKHAFEVADFYNTKELGGNIPTDTALTFYVGYAASQAGKKDDAFTYMKKAADLQFKGEPALYVILGQLYEEKGDQANWLKTIEQGKALFPKDKRFSDMEMAFYSKTGKTNELLSMLEKKMQENPNDQAALLDYAIRVDNLANPRDDKGNDAPKPANYEEMIGKAEGAYKKAIELNPADATANFQLGALYFNRAVVFNKQLNELDSKQQTSAKAKELQGKVEGLMNQALPFFEKADASFTAKASSLDQGDRQTYESCLYALQKIYAIKNNNAKVEEVKKKLDSLK, encoded by the coding sequence ATGAAAAAACTATTGGTATCTCTTCTATTTTGCACGACAGGAGTGTCGGTGATGGCTCAGCGCGCAAAAGTTAGTAGTGCAGATGAGAACCTGAAGAAACAAGACCTGGAAAAAGCAAAGGCAGACATTGACGCGGCATTACAGCATGATAAAACCAAAAACGATGGCAGAACATGGCTCGTAGATGGTAAGATCCTGGAAGCCATGGGTACTAAACAAAAAAGTGCAGCGCTGGCAATGGAAGCATATGCTGCTTTCAAAAAAGCCCTGGAACTGGATCCTAAAATGAAGGAAGCAGTATTGGAAATGCCTCAGCCTTTATTCAACGTATATGCTACTGTAGCTAACGCTGGTTATGGATACCTGAATGAACAGAAATGGGATTCTTCTCTCGTAAATTTCAAACATGCGTTTGAAGTAGCGGATTTCTACAACACCAAAGAACTGGGTGGTAACATCCCTACAGATACTGCACTGACTTTCTACGTTGGTTACGCTGCCAGCCAGGCTGGTAAAAAAGATGACGCTTTCACCTACATGAAAAAAGCAGCTGATCTGCAGTTCAAAGGTGAACCGGCATTATACGTAATCCTGGGTCAGTTGTATGAAGAAAAAGGCGACCAGGCTAACTGGCTGAAAACAATCGAACAAGGTAAAGCTTTATTCCCTAAGGATAAACGCTTCAGCGATATGGAAATGGCATTCTACAGCAAAACCGGTAAAACCAATGAGTTACTGTCTATGCTGGAAAAGAAAATGCAGGAAAATCCAAACGACCAGGCAGCTTTGCTGGACTACGCTATCCGTGTAGACAACCTGGCCAATCCACGCGATGATAAAGGTAACGACGCGCCTAAACCGGCTAACTACGAAGAAATGATCGGTAAAGCAGAAGGTGCCTATAAAAAAGCCATCGAACTGAATCCTGCTGATGCTACCGCTAACTTCCAGCTGGGTGCACTGTACTTCAACCGCGCAGTAGTTTTCAACAAACAACTGAATGAACTGGACAGCAAACAACAAACTTCTGCCAAAGCAAAAGAACTGCAAGGTAAAGTGGAAGGTCTGATGAACCAGGCATTGCCTTTCTTCGAAAAAGCAGATGCCAGCTTCACTGCTAAAGCCAGCAGCCTGGATCAGGGCGACAGACAAACCTACGAAAGCTGTCTGTATGCTTTACAGAAGATCTACGCCATCAAAAACAACAACGCTAAAGTAGAAGAGGTAAAGAAGAAATTGGATAGCCTGAAATAA
- a CDS encoding response regulator, producing MQPKRIKYYLLGLFITGMILFIVLQFNSAKNIRKLISGNEQLLQELNVKNELQKLQTNMAKTDSKVRGTVISQDTLHITGIEADIAIIKADLKEINKIIKNDSTEKLLTQLNYLVDEKNTFNMQVLDTFYSKGKWAAERLINNHRGKRLGEAITGILHQLDTTRQTEVNRTTHLIDSSGQKAQSWGTILVLFACLTSLLAFLYITSRIHQQEQLIDALDESQQQEKKLAAIKEQFLANMSHEIRTPMNAVLGFTHLLQAQPLNHKSKEYVGAIENAGKNLLEIINDILDISKIESGMMRIEPTAFSLRSVLHTLDTMFQPKAAEKKLQLSIRITEQTPDILYGDVMRLTQVLINLISNAIKFTPEGKVDVQVTPTWQESNAVRILFTVTDTGIGIASSKLATIFDRFNQAEPSTTRKYGGTGLGLTIAKQLVELQHGVITAESKPGEGAIFKVELPYTLGESILENGDPFYTENGQLPLHPDARLLVAEDNIMNQNLLRHLLSNWQLQYKVVNNGKEVLQELDKQHYDLVLMDIQMPEMDGYTAVQAIRQERHSNIPVIAMTAHAMAGEREKCLHFGMNEYISKPIREEELYHMIQVYTGKFAPREQPLPLYQLTAENGFQQLISMQYLHELSKGDESFEKAMLTQFVAQLPEDLSLLKKAVQTANIAMIRATAHNLKTTVSFIGLETHLYPVLDKLEGIPENDFHQEAAIEQFNTLKQLCLQAIQEAIHLLL from the coding sequence ATGCAGCCTAAAAGAATTAAATACTACCTGTTGGGCCTGTTCATCACAGGTATGATCCTCTTTATTGTGCTGCAGTTTAATTCTGCCAAAAACATCCGCAAACTGATTTCCGGGAATGAACAGCTGCTACAGGAACTCAACGTCAAAAATGAGTTACAGAAGCTGCAAACCAATATGGCCAAAACCGACAGTAAAGTGCGCGGAACGGTCATCTCCCAGGATACCCTGCATATTACCGGCATTGAAGCCGACATTGCCATCATCAAGGCTGATCTGAAAGAGATTAACAAAATCATTAAAAACGATAGTACCGAAAAACTGCTTACCCAGCTGAACTACCTCGTGGACGAAAAAAACACGTTCAACATGCAGGTGCTGGATACCTTCTACAGTAAAGGGAAATGGGCGGCAGAAAGACTGATCAACAACCACCGGGGTAAAAGGCTCGGGGAAGCCATCACCGGCATCCTGCACCAGCTGGATACCACGCGGCAGACAGAGGTCAACAGAACCACCCATCTCATCGACAGCAGCGGACAAAAAGCACAGAGCTGGGGTACCATCCTCGTTTTATTTGCCTGCCTAACCAGCCTGCTGGCTTTCCTTTATATCACCAGTCGTATTCATCAGCAGGAGCAACTGATAGATGCCCTCGATGAGTCGCAGCAACAGGAAAAAAAACTGGCTGCTATCAAGGAACAATTCCTGGCCAACATGAGCCACGAAATCCGCACCCCGATGAATGCCGTATTGGGCTTCACGCATCTGCTACAGGCGCAACCCCTCAATCATAAATCGAAAGAATATGTAGGCGCGATTGAAAATGCCGGTAAAAATCTGCTGGAAATCATCAACGATATCCTCGACATCTCGAAGATAGAATCCGGTATGATGCGTATAGAGCCAACGGCTTTCAGTCTGCGTAGTGTGCTGCATACCCTCGATACGATGTTTCAGCCGAAAGCAGCCGAAAAAAAACTACAGCTCTCCATCCGTATCACAGAACAAACACCGGATATTTTATATGGTGATGTCATGCGGCTGACACAGGTGCTGATCAATCTGATTAGCAACGCCATTAAGTTTACACCGGAAGGTAAGGTAGATGTACAGGTAACCCCAACGTGGCAGGAAAGCAACGCTGTTCGTATATTGTTCACCGTTACAGATACGGGTATCGGTATTGCCTCTTCCAAACTGGCTACCATCTTCGACCGGTTTAATCAGGCAGAACCTTCTACCACCCGTAAATACGGCGGTACTGGTCTGGGTCTTACCATTGCGAAACAACTCGTGGAGTTACAGCATGGTGTGATTACCGCAGAAAGCAAACCCGGTGAAGGTGCTATTTTCAAAGTGGAGCTGCCTTATACACTGGGAGAATCTATTCTGGAAAACGGCGATCCTTTTTATACCGAAAACGGCCAGCTGCCGCTCCATCCGGATGCACGGCTGCTCGTAGCAGAAGATAATATCATGAACCAAAACCTGCTCCGGCATCTGCTGAGCAACTGGCAACTGCAATACAAGGTCGTTAACAATGGTAAAGAAGTGCTGCAGGAGCTGGACAAACAACATTACGACCTCGTACTGATGGATATACAAATGCCTGAAATGGACGGCTATACAGCCGTGCAGGCCATCCGGCAGGAACGGCATTCCAATATCCCTGTTATTGCCATGACCGCACATGCCATGGCCGGAGAACGTGAAAAATGTTTGCACTTCGGGATGAACGAATATATTTCCAAACCTATCCGCGAAGAAGAACTGTATCATATGATTCAGGTGTACACCGGTAAGTTTGCCCCCCGGGAACAACCCCTGCCCCTCTACCAGCTGACAGCCGAAAACGGCTTCCAGCAGCTGATCAGCATGCAGTATCTGCATGAATTATCGAAAGGGGATGAAAGCTTCGAAAAGGCCATGCTCACGCAGTTTGTGGCGCAGCTGCCGGAAGATCTTTCGCTGTTGAAAAAAGCCGTACAAACCGCCAACATTGCCATGATCAGGGCTACCGCCCATAACCTTAAAACAACCGTGTCTTTTATCGGATTGGAAACACATCTCTATCCAGTATTGGATAAGCTGGAAGGCATACCTGAAAATGATTTCCATCAGGAAGCAGCCATAGAACAGTTCAATACGCTGAAACAGTTGTGTTTACAGGCTATTCAGGAAGCGATCCATCTCCTGTTATAA